A section of the Oryzias melastigma strain HK-1 linkage group LG2, ASM292280v2, whole genome shotgun sequence genome encodes:
- the LOC112142239 gene encoding gastrula zinc finger protein XlCGF28.1-like isoform X1 produces the protein MSSFDQKESDREQLSAAEETLRLCEGTIVQNENEELCGQRRLMDFISKVQSQINVTVAPQQTVLKEEDLCGQQMNFKVEQEELEPSQIKEEQEGFCISQDEDQLDLKQETETLMEIPAIKVNKNSESDLNKQQRFNVSDFQDEEGNQHEESTSTPDEETEPQNSDQRKRRNRSHVQSVGSKSDSDVSKKSKKASLTKKCRQSPEEETLSFKKYSERTRITHNLSVCMTSTSDKKPFVCEECGEEFRYFSKIKSHMRIHTRENTFSCKKYDGSFSHASRFQRHMKTDKGEKSFSCKQCDKYFSNVCSLKRHMKTHTGEKILFCKECNKTFSQMSSLKRHMRTHTGEKPFACEECNASFYQICDLKRHMRTHTGEKPFSCKECDRSFSHDCNLKTHMKTHTGEKSFFCKECGTSFSRKYDLKKHMRTHTGEKPFACEECNTSFFQIYNLKRHMRTHTGEKPFSCKECDRSFSQMSNLKAHMRTHKGEKPFFL, from the exons atgtcttcatttGATCAGAAAGAGTCTGacagagaacaactttctgctgctgaagaaaccttaagactctgtgaaggaaccatcgtccagaatgAGAATGAGGAGCTCTGTGGTCAGCGCAGACTGATGGATTTCATCTCGAAAGTACAGAGTCAAATCAACGTTACAG tcGCCCCTCAGCAAACTGTGCTTAAAGAGGAAGATCTCTGCGGCCAGCAGATGAACTTTAAAGTGGAACAGGAGGAACTAGAACCttcacagattaaagaggagcaggaagggttctgcatcagtcaggatgaagatcagcttgatctgaagcaggagactgaaaccttgatggagattcctgcCATTAAGGTAAACAAGAACAGTGAATCAGATCTAAACAAACAGCAGAGGTTTAATGTAAGTGATtttcaggatgaagaaggaaaccaacatgaagaatcaacatcaactccagatgaagagacagagccacagaacagcgatcagaggaagagaagaaacagaagtcatgtccaaagtgtggggAGTAAGAGCGACTCTGATGTTagtaaaaaatcaaagaagGCAAGTTTGACTAAGAAGTGCAGACAATCCCCAGAAGAAGAGACACTTTCCTTCAAAAAGTATAGTGAAAGaacaagaattacacacaactTGTCTGTCTGCATGACATCTACATCTGATAAGAAACCTTTTGTCTGTGAAGAATGTGGTGAAGAATTTAGGTACTTTTCTAAGATCAAAAGTCACATGAGAATCCATACAAGAGAGaatactttttcttgtaaaaaatatgATGGAAGTTTTAGTCATGCAAGTAGATTTCAAAGACACATGAAAACTGATAAAGGAGAAAAgtctttttcttgtaaacaaTGCGACAAATATTTTAGTAATGTATGCAGTCTCAAAAGACATATgaaaactcacacaggagagaagattttgttttgtaaagaaTGTAATAAAACCTTTAGTCAAATGTCTAGTCttaaaagacacatgagaactcacacaggagagaagccttttgcTTGTGAAGAATGTAATGcaagtttttatcaaatatgtGATCTTaagagacacatgagaactcacacaggagagaagcctttttcgtgtaaagaatgtgatagaagttttagtcaTGACTgtaatctcaaaacacacatgaaaacccacacaggagagaagagttttttttgtaaagaatgcGGTACCAGTTTTAGTCGTAAATACgatctcaaaaaacacatgagaactcacacaggagagaagccttttgcTTGTGAAGAATgtaatacaagtttttttcaaatatataatcttaagagacacatgagaactcacacaggagagaagcctttttcgtgtaaagaatgtgatagaagttttagtcaaatgtcTAATCTCAaagcacacatgagaactcacaaaggagaaaagccttttttcttgtaa
- the LOC112142239 gene encoding gastrula zinc finger protein XlCGF28.1-like isoform X2: MSSFDQKESDREQLSAAEETLRLCEGTIVQNENEELCGQRRLMDFISKVQSQINVTVAPQQTVLKEEDLCGQQMNFKVEQEELEPSQIKEEQEGFCISQDEDQLDLKQETETLMEIPAIKDEEGNQHEESTSTPDEETEPQNSDQRKRRNRSHVQSVGSKSDSDVSKKSKKASLTKKCRQSPEEETLSFKKYSERTRITHNLSVCMTSTSDKKPFVCEECGEEFRYFSKIKSHMRIHTRENTFSCKKYDGSFSHASRFQRHMKTDKGEKSFSCKQCDKYFSNVCSLKRHMKTHTGEKILFCKECNKTFSQMSSLKRHMRTHTGEKPFACEECNASFYQICDLKRHMRTHTGEKPFSCKECDRSFSHDCNLKTHMKTHTGEKSFFCKECGTSFSRKYDLKKHMRTHTGEKPFACEECNTSFFQIYNLKRHMRTHTGEKPFSCKECDRSFSQMSNLKAHMRTHKGEKPFFL; encoded by the exons atgtcttcatttGATCAGAAAGAGTCTGacagagaacaactttctgctgctgaagaaaccttaagactctgtgaaggaaccatcgtccagaatgAGAATGAGGAGCTCTGTGGTCAGCGCAGACTGATGGATTTCATCTCGAAAGTACAGAGTCAAATCAACGTTACAG tcGCCCCTCAGCAAACTGTGCTTAAAGAGGAAGATCTCTGCGGCCAGCAGATGAACTTTAAAGTGGAACAGGAGGAACTAGAACCttcacagattaaagaggagcaggaagggttctgcatcagtcaggatgaagatcagcttgatctgaagcaggagactgaaaccttgatggagattcctgcCATTAAG gatgaagaaggaaaccaacatgaagaatcaacatcaactccagatgaagagacagagccacagaacagcgatcagaggaagagaagaaacagaagtcatgtccaaagtgtggggAGTAAGAGCGACTCTGATGTTagtaaaaaatcaaagaagGCAAGTTTGACTAAGAAGTGCAGACAATCCCCAGAAGAAGAGACACTTTCCTTCAAAAAGTATAGTGAAAGaacaagaattacacacaactTGTCTGTCTGCATGACATCTACATCTGATAAGAAACCTTTTGTCTGTGAAGAATGTGGTGAAGAATTTAGGTACTTTTCTAAGATCAAAAGTCACATGAGAATCCATACAAGAGAGaatactttttcttgtaaaaaatatgATGGAAGTTTTAGTCATGCAAGTAGATTTCAAAGACACATGAAAACTGATAAAGGAGAAAAgtctttttcttgtaaacaaTGCGACAAATATTTTAGTAATGTATGCAGTCTCAAAAGACATATgaaaactcacacaggagagaagattttgttttgtaaagaaTGTAATAAAACCTTTAGTCAAATGTCTAGTCttaaaagacacatgagaactcacacaggagagaagccttttgcTTGTGAAGAATGTAATGcaagtttttatcaaatatgtGATCTTaagagacacatgagaactcacacaggagagaagcctttttcgtgtaaagaatgtgatagaagttttagtcaTGACTgtaatctcaaaacacacatgaaaacccacacaggagagaagagttttttttgtaaagaatgcGGTACCAGTTTTAGTCGTAAATACgatctcaaaaaacacatgagaactcacacaggagagaagccttttgcTTGTGAAGAATgtaatacaagtttttttcaaatatataatcttaagagacacatgagaactcacacaggagagaagcctttttcgtgtaaagaatgtgatagaagttttagtcaaatgtcTAATCTCAaagcacacatgagaactcacaaaggagaaaagccttttttcttgtaa